A part of Podarcis muralis chromosome 13, rPodMur119.hap1.1, whole genome shotgun sequence genomic DNA contains:
- the ZPBP2 gene encoding zona pellucida-binding protein 2, producing the protein MQGGSGWSPLPLYIAPHLLLTMGVMLNALMALTQVENEVGKEQYSVTSVKKNYIYGNTHHKVNVYVKVHRDSPFLVCMDLSLSQSEVIDPNYLWIGPDGLNLRRKSYVNLTATGKLMVRGFTEHLSGSYTCTLSYRVLQPDMKGEREIFKTYRFMVYAYREPDYTYRMAVHFTTKECRLTTNHQFFQELNKILNNLISHLTCRISETSYRCFSVKRPKHGLEDELFIVFQVSPFAPGWELICRKMASDCEDVTNNRVQKAQSLVEEFFRRQQYIMKHEFQNAPAIHYVDHSLQVTRLDSCQPGFGKNDIAHSDCANCCVACDPGSYSPNNAVVCQPCTNIRIKNYGAKSC; encoded by the exons ATGCAAGGCGGCAGCGGTTGGTCGCCCCTTCCCCTGTACATCGCCCCCCACCTTCTCCTCACGATGGGGGTCATGCTGAATGCTCTCATGGCCTTGACCCAAG TCGAAAATGAAGTGGGCAAAGAACAGTATTCTGTTACGTCAGTTAAAAAGAATTACATTTATGGCAATACCCACCATAAAG tgaATGTCTATGTCAAAGTACACAGAGACAGCCCCTTTCTAGTGTGCATGGACTTGTCACTTTCACAAAGTGAAGTCATAGACCCCAACTACCTATGGATTGGGCCAGATGGACTGAACCTGAGAC ggaAAAGTTATGTGAATCTCACAGCTACTGGAAAGTTGATGGTGCGCGGTTTTACAGAGCACCTGTCTGGATCTTACACTTGCACACTTTCTTACAGAGTTTTACAGCCCGACATGAAAGGAGAACGAGAGATATTCAAGACATATAGGTTTATGGTGTATG CGTACCGGGAACCAGATTACACGTATCGAATGGCTGTTCACTTTACGACCAAAGAGTGCCGTCTAACAACAAATCATCAATTCTTTCAAGAGCTAAATAAGATCTTGAACAATCTGATTTCCCACCTGACGTGTCGTATCAGCGAGACGTCCTACAGATGCTTTTCTGTCAAGCGACCCAAACATGGGCTAGAAGACGAGCTGTTCATTGTTTTTCAAG TGAGTCCATTTGCCCCTGGCTGGGAACTTATCTGTCGCAAGATGGCCTCTGACTGTGAAGATGTGACCAACAACCGTGTTCAAAAG GCCCAATCGCTCGTGGAAGAGTTCTTCCGTAGGCAGCAGTACATCATGAAACATGAGTTTCAGAATGCCCCTGCAATCCATTACGTAGACCACAGTTTACAAGTGACTCGGCTGGACAGCTGCCAGCCAGGGTTTGGGAAAAACGACATTGCCCACAGTGACTGTGCAAATTGCTGCG TGGCCTGTGACCCCGGGAGCTACAGCCCAAACAATGCAGTGGTCTGCCAGCCGTGTACAAATATACGGATTAAAAACTATGGAGCAAAATCctgctaa